One part of the Tunicatimonas pelagia genome encodes these proteins:
- a CDS encoding nuclear transport factor 2 family protein, whose product MIKLKRSYINCFAVVMLIFLARCQPAADEPSYNAQNDQAAVQAILSVLDDNDASLDRKLEIWVDDLVHMAPGYPANTDKDALRRHLEEQKTYGYSDMRHEIIELDSYPDLVLMRGRVIGTFYPANQNAPVAFRTNNLFVFRRLEDNSLKIWKVIFNQSGK is encoded by the coding sequence ATGATTAAGCTGAAAAGAAGCTATATCAATTGCTTCGCTGTTGTAATGCTGATTTTCCTCGCTAGATGTCAACCTGCCGCTGACGAACCATCTTATAACGCTCAGAATGACCAAGCAGCCGTGCAGGCAATTTTAAGCGTCCTGGATGATAATGATGCTAGCCTGGATAGAAAGCTTGAAATTTGGGTAGACGATCTAGTACATATGGCTCCTGGCTACCCAGCCAATACGGATAAAGATGCATTGCGCCGTCATCTGGAGGAACAGAAAACCTACGGATATTCGGATATGAGACACGAAATTATTGAGCTTGATTCGTACCCTGACCTGGTGCTGATGAGAGGGCGAGTCATCGGAACCTTCTATCCGGCTAATCAGAATGCTCCCGTAGCTTTCCGAACCAATAACCTCTTTGTATTTAGAAGATTGGAAGATAACTCACTAAAAATCTGGAAAGTAATCTTTAATCAGTCTGGCAAATAA
- a CDS encoding ISKra4 family transposase, whose translation MEVKEAKINQIRQHLDQIIAQMDARSKEGMRIHQVERSLFTSLLQLGFQLLEYYILSIQQVVAVQGVPVDRAGEKMKNTGLRSRPYRSIFGPLSIARPKYYSTTGKSYYRLDEALGLPKSNYSYVLDDWLGYGATEMDFAQSAEQLERILGHPLRGMQSQRCSYRLCEQVKDFYEQQAWENIEDGTHLSVGFDGKGVPIRRSETQRAEESTAVRLSKGQKKGVKKEATVSLSSSFTPRPRQAQELLESLFCPTHEPQKPDGGHTWHEHKHLRAFLSDKVGAIRYGVENLLRRDASAKKPIIVLIDGDRALEKAVRQVVEEKKVTHRVEAYVLDFIHLLEYVWKVANAHWGEKHPNRFAWVRSQAALLLDSQHDEVRQQWQVILQQATLSQYKRDTVQRAITYLTNHQHMVDYKTYLQLGFPITTGAVESACGHFVKSRMERNGMHWGKQGAQNMLNLRAVRKNGDWDNYLQTVVKHEQQALYQKAA comes from the coding sequence ATGGAAGTAAAGGAAGCAAAAATCAACCAGATAAGACAACACTTAGATCAGATAATAGCCCAAATGGATGCCCGAAGTAAAGAAGGAATGAGAATTCATCAGGTAGAGCGGTCTTTGTTTACCAGTTTATTGCAGTTAGGTTTTCAACTGTTAGAATACTACATTTTGAGTATACAACAGGTAGTCGCTGTTCAGGGGGTTCCCGTTGATCGTGCAGGGGAAAAGATGAAGAACACCGGGCTGCGTAGTCGGCCTTACCGAAGCATTTTTGGCCCGTTATCCATTGCCCGCCCCAAGTATTACTCAACCACTGGTAAGAGCTATTACCGGCTGGACGAAGCGTTGGGCTTACCCAAGAGCAACTATTCTTACGTATTGGATGATTGGTTAGGGTATGGGGCCACCGAGATGGACTTTGCCCAAAGTGCTGAGCAGTTGGAGCGCATCTTAGGTCATCCCCTAAGGGGTATGCAAAGCCAACGGTGTAGTTACAGGCTTTGCGAGCAAGTAAAAGACTTTTATGAGCAACAAGCCTGGGAAAACATAGAAGATGGTACTCATTTGAGCGTAGGCTTTGACGGTAAGGGGGTGCCCATTCGTCGCAGCGAAACTCAGCGAGCTGAGGAAAGTACGGCGGTTCGTCTGAGCAAAGGACAGAAGAAGGGGGTCAAAAAAGAAGCCACAGTAAGCCTGAGCAGTTCGTTTACCCCGCGGCCCCGGCAGGCTCAAGAACTCTTAGAGAGCTTGTTTTGCCCTACCCATGAGCCGCAGAAGCCCGATGGAGGGCATACCTGGCACGAGCACAAGCATCTACGAGCCTTTCTCTCAGACAAGGTAGGGGCCATCCGCTACGGGGTGGAAAACCTACTTCGGCGCGATGCTAGTGCAAAAAAGCCGATCATCGTTTTGATAGACGGTGACCGAGCCTTAGAAAAAGCAGTTCGGCAAGTGGTAGAAGAAAAGAAAGTTACCCATCGGGTAGAGGCCTACGTACTGGATTTTATTCACTTGCTAGAGTACGTTTGGAAGGTGGCTAACGCTCATTGGGGGGAGAAGCATCCCAATCGTTTTGCTTGGGTGAGAAGCCAAGCCGCCTTGTTACTAGACAGCCAGCATGATGAGGTACGACAGCAATGGCAAGTTATCTTGCAACAGGCTACCTTGTCTCAATACAAGCGTGACACTGTCCAACGAGCCATCACCTACCTGACCAACCATCAGCATATGGTAGATTACAAAACCTATCTACAGCTAGGATTTCCTATCACCACCGGAGCGGTGGAAAGTGCCTGTGGACATTTTGTAAAGAGCCGTATGGAGAGAAACGGCATGCATTGGGGAAAACAAGGTGCGCAGAATATGCTCAACCTACGAGCCGTCAGAAAGAACGGCGATTGGGACAACTACCTACAAACAGTAGTCAAACACGAACAACAAGCTCTTTACCAAAAAGCTGCCTGA